The Hypomesus transpacificus isolate Combined female chromosome 2, fHypTra1, whole genome shotgun sequence genome window below encodes:
- the onecutl gene encoding one cut domain, family member, like, with amino-acid sequence MDGSLGEMSIHSHSELAHSQDGRAILHSRDLSAAFPRPSLGGPSMSLEPEHRPPGFDHSMSALGYGGDAPSSCGSTYTTLTPLQPFDDKFHHHHHHHPCLPVSNVIGSFTLMREDRGLGGNFYNPYGKDLAMAQSLSPPSTGSGLGTPMHGYGSLGNSPNGNPGQMLPSSYEVHGGNIFCRTADFGRDMSPPGLGNDSSLGHQLNKMESQQHAPNHHPHIYSQHYQHPHPSQQSSKAGEHPYSSASSSSLSSPCEGMLPSSQGGGSGVAAGEEINTRDVAQRIITELKRYSIPQAIFAERVLCRSQGTLSDLLRNPKPWGKLKSGRETFKRMSRWLQEPEFQRMASLRLEACKRKEQEQSKLKRNQGPKRTRLVFTDLQRRTLMAIFRENHRPAKDLQVTISQQLGLELSTVSNFFMNARRRNINKWADEGRPSSTGSSGSSMSSSAVSCSTA; translated from the exons ATGGATGGAAGTCTAGGGGAGATGTCCATCCACAGCCACTCTGAGCTTGCACATAGCCAAGATGGCAGGGCTATACTGCATTCAAGGGACCTTTCAGCAGCGTTCCCCAGGCCCTCCCTCGGGGGCCCTTCCATGTCCCTGGAGCCTGAGCACCGACCTCCAGGCTTCGACCACTCCATGTCTGCGCTGGGCTATGGAGGCGACGCTCCGTCTAGCTGTGGCAGCACGTACACCACCCTTACTCCCTTGCAGCCCTTCGATGACAAatttcaccatcaccaccaccatcatccctgcctTCCGGTCAGCAACGTCATTGGGAGCTTTACTCTTATGCGCGAGGACAGAGGCCTTGGCGGCAACTTCTACAACCCCTATGGCAAGGATCTGGCAATGGCACAAAGCCTCTCCCCACCTTCCACAGGCTCTGGCTTGGGTACTCCAATGCACGGCTATGGCAGCTTGGGAAACAGCCCAAATGGCAACCCTGGCCAGATGCTTCCAAGCAGCTATGAGGTCCATGGTGGAAACATCTTCTGCCGGACGGCGGACTTTGGTCGGGACATGTCCCCGCCAGGGCTTGGGAACGACTCTTCACTTGGCCATCAGCTAAACAAGATGGAGTCCCAGCAGCATGCACCCAACCACCACCCTCACATCTACAGCCAGCACTATCAGCACCCCCACCCCAGTCAGCAGTCTTCCAAGGCAGGGGAGCACCCTTACTCCTccgcctcgtcctcctccttgtcttcGCCCTGTGAGGGCATGCTGCCCAGCTCCCAGGGAGGTGGAAGTGGAGTTGCAGCTGGAGAGGAGATCAACACCAGGGATGTGGCCCAGAGGATCATCACTGAGCTGAAGAGGTACAGCATCCCTCAGGCCATCTTTGCAGAAAGGGTGCTCTGTAGGTCACAGGGTACTCTGTCTGACCTCTTGAGGAACCCGAAGCCCTGGGGCAAGCTCAAGTCTGGCCGTGAGACCTTCAAGAGGATGTCCCGATGGCTCCAGGAACCAGAGTTTCAAAGGATGGCCTCTCTGAGACTGGAGG CTTGCAAACGGAAGGAACAGGAGCAGAGTAAACTGAAGCGCAACCAGGGACCAAAGCGCACCAGACTGGTGTTCACTGACCTCCAGAGGCGTACGCTCATGGCCATCTTCAGGGAGAACCACCGGCCCGCCAAAGACCTGCAGGTTACCATCTCCCAACAGCTTGGCCTGGAGCTCTCCACCGTCAGTAACTTCTTCATGAATGCCCGGCGCCGCAACATCAACAAGTGGGCGGACGAGGGCCGTCCCTCCTCCACCGGCTCCTCAGGCTCCAGCATGTCCTCCTCCGCCGTGTCCTGCAGCACAGCCTGA
- the ctsk gene encoding cathepsin K, with protein sequence MLLCGCVLLLLGSTLAHPLDEVSLDTEWENWKTTHNKEYNGLDEEGIRRAIWEKNMRMIEAHNQEAALGMHSYELGMNNLGDMTSEEVTEKMMGLQVPLNRDRGNTFVPDNTVERLPKSIDYRKKGMVTPVKNQGSCGSCWAFSSAGALEGQLMKTTGKLVDLSPQNLVDCVTENNGCGGGYMTNAFNYVKDNQGIDSEAAYPYVGQDESCAYNVSGMTASCRGYKEIPEEDERALTVAVAKVGPVSVGIDATLSTFQFYQKGVYYDRNCNKDDINHAVLAVGYGVTPKGKKYWIVKNSWSESWGNKGYILMARNRGNLCGIANLASYPIM encoded by the exons ATGCTGCTGTGTGGTTGCGTGCTGCTGCTTTTGGGTTCAACCCTGGCCCATCCACTGGATGAGGTATCCCTGGATACTGAATGGGAGAACTGGAAGACCACCCACAACAAAGAGTACAATGGCCTG GATGAGGAAGGGATCCGGAGAGCCATCTGGGAGAAGAATATGCGCATGATTGAGGCCCACAACCAGGAAGCAGCCCTTGGCATGCATTCCTATGAACTGGGAATGAATAACTTGGGAGACATG ACATCTGAAGAGGTGACTGAGAAGATGATGGGTCTCCAGGTACCTTTGAATCGGGACCGAGGCAACACTTTTGTTCCTGACAACACCGTGGAAAGGCTCCCCAAGTCCATTGACTACCGCAAGAAAGGCATGGTGACCCCTGTCAAAAACCAG GGTTCGTGTGGATCCTGCTGGGCCTTCAGCTCTGCGGGGGCCCTGGAGGGTCAGCTGATGAAGACCACAGGGAAACTGGTGGACCTCAGCCCACAGAACCTGGTGGACTGTGTCACTGAAAACAACGGCTGCGGGGGAGGCTACATGACCAATGCGTTCAACTACGTCAAGGATAACCAAGGCATCGACTCAGAGGCTGCCTACCCATACGTTGGCCAG GATGAGTCATGTGCTTACAACGTGTCTGGCATGACTGCCTCATGCCGCGGGTACAAGGAGATCCCAGAGGAAGATGAGAGAGCACTGACTGTAGCTGTGGCTAAAGTAGGCCCTGTGTCTGTGGGCATTGATGCCACCCTCTCCACTTTCCAGTTCTACCAGAAAG GTGTGTACTATGACCGCAACTGTAACAAGGATGACATCAATCATGCCGTGCTTGCGGTCGGCTATGGGGTCACCCCCAAGGGCAAGAAATACTGGATTGTCAAGAACAG CTGGAGTGAGAGCTGGGGTAACAAAGGCTACATCCTCATGGCACGAAACCGTGGCAATCTCTGTGGCATCGCCAACCTTGCCAGTTACCCTATCATGTGA
- the lingo4b gene encoding leucine-rich repeat and immunoglobulin-like domain-containing nogo receptor-interacting protein 4b: MFVESVVRWGAWSILLQFGLGVSAGFCPPRCACRPDTMEVNCSGKHLTSVPESLPSDMKRLDLSQNKLKTLGRRQFLGLTQLQEMDLSDNVISMIEVEAFQGLQNLRILCIKNNRLKIIPVGVFSGLFSLQFLDLSENEILVFLDYTFRDMGNLQLLEAGENDLVFISQRAFTGLQNLQELNLDRSNLTSIPTEALSQLQSLTRLRLLRLTISSLPNNVFRRLHRLRSLLISHWPSLDTLASNSLIGLNLTSLVISRSNLSAVPYSALRHLVYLRYLDLSYNPITSIQGNLLGDLLRLQELHLVGGNLLRIEPGAFRGLTYFRVLNVSSNQLTTLEEGAFHSVGNLQVLRLDGNPLACDCRLLWVVRRRFRLNFDGRQPTCLSPDMVREREFQGFSEKELPRVFICRPSRIIDRRRQEANIEEGTNILFSCKADGDPAPTITWISSQKTLLSPTGRIRVLSDGTLEVRYAQVQDSGMYQCTAGNAAGNDTLSVSLQVKGFPRNRTMPFFTEQGWIESSFPPTANSSAQVANPYPFDAKTLIIATTMGFLSFLSSVAICFVFMFFWSQSKGQIKHTATIDFVPRASMGGGGEGGDTGRFTMKLI; encoded by the coding sequence ATGTTTGTGGAGTCTGTCGTTCGATGGGGAGCATGGAGCATCCTGCTCCAGTTTGGATTGGGTGTGTCAGCGGGGTTTTGTCCACCTCGGTGTGCGTGTCGGCCTGACACTATGGAAGTGAACTGCTCAGGCAAACACCTAACCTCAGTGCCTGAAAGCTTACCCAGTGATATGAAGCGATTGGACCTATCCCAGAATAAGCTAAAGACACTGGGTCGTCGCCAGTTCTTGGGGCTCACCCAACTTCAGGAGATGGACCTGAGTGACAATGTCATCTCAATGATTGAGGTTGAGGCTTTCCAGGGCCTACAAAACCTCAGGATTCTTTGTATTAAGAATAATCGTTTAAAGATAATTCCAGTTGGGGTCTTTTCGGGCCTATTCAGTTTGCAATTCCTGGACCTCAGTGAAAATGAGATCCTGGTCTTCCTTGACTACACCTTCCGAGATATGGGGAACCTGCAGttgctggaggctggggagaatGACCTGGTTTTCATCTCCCAGCGAGCGTTCACTGGCCTGCAGAACTTGCAGGAGCTTAACCTGGACCGAAGCAACCTAACCTCCATCCCCACAGAAGCGCTGTCCCAGCTCCAGAGCTTGACACGCCTCCGCTTACTACGCCTCACCATCTCATCGCTTCCCAACAATGTCTTCCGCAGATTGCACCGCCTGCGTAGCCTGCTGATCTCCCATTGGCCCTCCTTGGACACGTTGGCCAGCAACAGTCTCATCGGCCTCAATCTGACCTCTTTGGTCATCAGCAGAAGTAACCTCAGCGCTGTTCCTTACTCTGCTCTGCGCCACCTCGTATACCTGCGCTATCTAGACCTGTCCTACAACCCCATTACCAGCATCCAGGGCAATCTGCTAGGGGACTTGTTAAGGCTGCAAGAACTGCACCTGGTTGGGGGAAACCTGCTGAGAATCGAGCCTGGGGCCTTCAGAGGACTCACTTACTTCCGGGTGCTCAATGTTTCCTCCAATCAGCTCACCACCCTGGAGGAAGGCGCCTTTCACTCCGTAGGAAACCTCCAGGTTCTCCGACTAGATGGAAACCCACTGGCATGCGATTGCCGTCTGCTCTGGGTCGTCCGGAGGCGGTTCCGCCTGAATTTTGATGGACGGCAGCCCACTTGTTTGTCTCCTGATATGGTACGAGAGAGGGAGTTCCAGGGGTTCTCGGAGAAGGAACTCCCAAGAGTGTTCATCTGCCGGCCAAGCCGCATCATAGACCGCAGAAGACAAGAAGCCAACATAGAGGAGGGCACCAACATACTGTTCTCCTGTAAGGCTGATGGTGATCCAGCACCCACAATCACATGGATTTCATCCCAGAagacccttctctctcccacggGCCGGATCAGGGTGTTGTCTGATGGGACTCTGGAGGTACGCTATGCCCAGGTTCAGGACAGTGGCATGTACCAGTGCACAGCAGGCAATGCAGCTGGCAACGACaccctgtctgtcagcctgcagGTGAAGGGGTTCCCGCGAAATCGCACCATGCCCTTTTTTACCGAACAGGGCTGGATCGAGTCTTCCTTCCCACCCACTGCTAATTCCTCTGCCCAGGTGGCTAACCCATACCCATTTGATGCCAAGACATTGATCATAGCCACCACTATGGGCTTCCTTTCCTTCCTCAGCTCTGTGGCCATCTGCTTTGTCTTTATGTTCTTCTGGAGCCAGAGCAAAGGGCAGATCAAACACACGGCCACGATCGACTTTGTGCCTCGCGCCTccatggggggaggaggggaaggaggggacacTGGTAGGTTCACCATGAAGCTTATCTAA
- the ctss2.1 gene encoding cathepsin S, ortholog2, tandem duplicate 1, with translation MYTDTMLGSLLLVVMCGVAAALDAKLDLHWQMWKKQHGKNYKTEVEELGRREVWERSLQLISLHNLEASMGMHTYDLGMNHMGDMTEEEILQSFASLQVPANLKREPSAFVASSGTPVPDTVDWRQKGYVTPVKNQGSCGSCWAFSSAGALEGQLMKTTGKLVDLSPQNLVDCSSKYGNKGCNGGFMNQAFQYVIDNKGIDSDTSYPYQAVQGTCHYNPSYRSANCTGYSFLPEGDETTLKQAVATIGPISVAIDATRPSFILWRSGVYNDLTCTKTINHAVLAVGYGTLDGQDYWLVKNSWGTGFGENGYIRMSRNRNNQCGIALYGCYPIM, from the exons ATGTATACAGACACAATGTTGGGGAGCCTTCTGCTAGTTGTGATGTGTGGGGTGGCAGCAGCCTTGGATGCCAAACTGGATTTACACTGGCAGATGTGGAAGAAGCAACATGGAAAGAACTACAAGACTGAG GTTGAAGAGTTAGGCAGAAGGGAGGTCTGGGAGAGAAGTCTTCAGCTGATCAGCCTACACAACCTGGAGGCATCTATGGGAATGCACACCTATGACCTCGGCATGAACCATATGGGAGACATG ACTGAAGAGGAAATTCTTCAGTCTTTCGCTTCTTTGCAAGTCCCTGCCAACCTTAAGAGGGAGCCATCTGCATTTGTCGCCTCATCAGGCACCCCTGTGCCTGACACAGTAGACTGGAGACAGAAAGGCTATGTCACACCAGTCAAAAACCAG GGTTCGTGTGGATCCTGCTGGGCCTTCAGCTCTGCGGGGGCCCTGGAGGGTCAGCTGATGAAGACCACAGGCAAACTGGTGGACCTCAGCCCACAGAACCTGGTGGACTGCTCCTCCAAATATGGCAACAAGGGCTGCAATGGAGGCTTCATGAACCAGGCTTTCCAGTACGTCATCGACAACAAAGGCATTGACTCAGACACGTCTTACCCATACCAAGCAGTT CAAGGAACTTGCCACTACAACCCCTCCTACCGCTCTGCCAACTGCACTGGATACAGTTTCTTGCCAGAAGGAGATGAAACAACCTTAAAGCAGGCTGTGGCTACGATTGGACCCATCTCTGTCGCCATTGATGCTACTCGTCCCAGTTTTATCCTCTGGCGCAGTG GAGTTTACAATGACCTAACCTGCACAAAGACTATTAATCATGCTGTCCTTGCTGTGGGATATGGCACACTAGATGGACAGGACTACTGGCTTGTGAAGAACAG CTGGGGAACAGGATTTGGAGAAAACGGGTACATCCGGATGTCTCGTAACAGAAACAACCAGTGTGGCATTGCTCTGTACGGCTGCTACCCCATCATGTAA